A region of the Cannabis sativa cultivar Pink pepper isolate KNU-18-1 chromosome 3, ASM2916894v1, whole genome shotgun sequence genome:
ttccattaaaataaataaaggtgcaaaaaatgaattgattttttttaggtcTTTATACCATATActgaaatttcaaatttttttacttttttattgtggggcaatttttttttttaaaaaaaatactgtgtactgtgttaatTTTTCACTATTGTTCCTcgattgttttttagttgttccactattattttaataattatcttttgttgttttacgattattttataaaaatatattatttttgtaaaaaaaattctgtgacagtaaaattgtaaTCTTTTATCGAAAATCTAATAATTttgcaaatattttttttttttttttttttttttttaatgaatcaaATACAAAACAAACTATTTACAAATTAAACAACATCTCCATTTGAGTCCTAAAAAAAAACACTACTCACTTACAATATATTAAACCACACATTTTCCTCGATTGAAATTGCTATCTATTCAAACTTTTGATTCTATGCTTTACATTTTCTTTTACTCGTTGAACACAacttttaattgtttttattttgttattccAAAAGCAATCATTTCGATACACTGAGCTCGTTATCCTTGCAATTGTCATTTTCTTCTTAAACTTAGAAAGCTTAGCCCGAGAGATATGTCCGAAAAATCAATTGAATTTAgtatttatgtaaatatttcttttctttttttgtatttataattaattatagtatttGTGTAAATTGACATAAGAATGTCCTCATTAAATATGACATTTTGTACTAAAAAATTGATAGAATATATGTAAAATaatgtttaaatattataagaaaaaaaatgtatgtgAGAACACATTTACATATTCTTTTTTGTTTCTATGAAGAtaaactttcaaaaaaaaaacacatctttataaaattttaacctaaaattacaataataaagTAAAAACAAAAACCCTAATAATTTCTGACTCTGTCACTgttcctataaataggaaaCACATCACCTTCTTTTTAGTTAAATAGTAACACCAATAATAgatcattatttattatttatttattttttaaaaaaaaccacAAATGTTATGTAtggccttaaaaaaataaagaaaaaaagaagtgtTTGGCACGTAATAATTAAAGGTGAGAAGAAAAAGGATAACCAATTAAGAATAATATATTTagagaataaaataaataataataatgacttGTCATATTCCAAAAACAGCtagattaatataataataataataattaagctcatattattatttttagggcATAACATGCCTATAAATAATGACCCTATTCAATCCCAATACCTCCTCACTTAGGCATTTGCTCTTTTCATTCATTCTCTTCTTCTAttgtgaataataataataataacaataattttttgttgttattattattcatatatatattttttttcatttgcgAAAAAAAAATGGAGATGAAGAAGATTGTTTGCGCTGTTATGTTTGCAGCTGCCTCAGTCACCGTCGTGGTGGCTCAAGAGACCACGGCGGCCCCCGCCCCTTCACCGACGAGTGCAGCCACCTCGGTTGCCACTCTTCCTTTGTTGGGTGTTGCCTCTCTTGTCTCCTTGGTTGGCTACTACTtgcactaattaattaattaattaataattaaattattttataatttaattataattattattatttggggATTAAGATggtgatcatatatatatagtattactattttttttttatccttgATTATtggaatttgtaatttttttaatattgttatgggaagaagatgaatatttgtttctttgttatgcaattaattaataaaagagtttttttaattagtgcaaataatattattattgttgtcattgttttcttcttcttgaaaATGTATTTCATTTTTATGGTTTGTGAATATAAATCATCcatagaatgaaaaaaaaaatcttattggttcattatttatatttacttgcaaaatatattttagaagGTTGAATGgtgaattaatatataattatatatatttattaattaatgaacCTCAATACAATGGCAAAATTTATGGGAAATTAGTTGTATATTGGTGAAAAATATAGTATAGCATTGCATTGCAAAAATGATCTTTCCAAATCttcatttgaaataaaataccaaa
Encoded here:
- the LOC115710332 gene encoding arabinogalactan protein 23 — encoded protein: MEMKKIVCAVMFAAASVTVVVAQETTAAPAPSPTSAATSVATLPLLGVASLVSLVGYYLH